The genomic stretch ACCTCGCGTTCGCGCAGCGTGGCCTGGATCTTCGCCTGCAGGTCCTGCACACCAGGCTTCGGCATGCCCGCGGGACCGACGATCGCCAGCCACGCGTCGAAGCTGTAGCGCGGCACGCCCGATTCCGCCAGCGTTGGCACCTCCGGCAGCGCCGGCACCCGCTGCGCGGTGGACACGGCGATCGCCCGCAGCTTGCCCGCCTTGATCAGCGGCAGCACCGCCGGCACGGTCAGGAAGCCCATCTGCACCTGGCCGCCGACCAGGTCGGTGGTGTAGTTGCCGGCCCCTTTGTACGGCACGTGGCGGATGTCCACCCTGGCCTCGCTGGCCAGCAGCTGGCCGGCCAGGTGCAGCACCGTGCCGTTGCCCGACGAGCCGTAGTTCAGTTCGCCCGGCTTCGACTTCAGCAGCGCGAGCAGTTCCCTGGTGTTGTGCGCGCTCACCGCGGGATTGACCACCAGCACCAGCGGCAGCGTGCCGATCACGGTGATCGGCGTGATGTCCTGCAGCGCGTCATACGGCAGGCTCTTGTAGATAAACGGGTTGATGACGTGGTTCGACGAGATCAGGCCCAGCGTCGAACCGTCTTTCGGCGCGCGCACGATCTGCTGGGTGCCCGGCACGCCGCCGGCGCCGGCGATATTCTCGACCACCACCGACTGGCCCAGCTGCTTGCCCAGCGGCTGGCTCAGCGCGCGGGCCACGGCATCGGCCTGTGAGCCGGGCTGGGTCGGCACGATCAGCCTGAGCGGCTTGCCGTCCTGCGCATGGGCTGGAACGGCCTGGCCGCCAAGCATTGCCAGCGTGGTCAGGGCCGCAAGCGCCTTGCACGCCTGTCGAAACAGCGAGGTCTGCATGGTTTGTCTCCGTGGGTCGAATCGACCGTCAATCGCACCGTGGACGGTGGCTTTGGCACGGAGTGTAGGGTTGCGACGCCGCGGTGGCCGAGTGCTAATCCGCTGCACCGGGTATCTCAGCCCGGCATAGCGTCGGTTCCCGCCTTTGGCTGCAGCGCCTCGATCATCGCGGCAATCGCCCGCAGCCGCGGCTGCTTGTATGGTGCATAGATGCGCAGCTGGCGCTGGCGCCACGGTTCATCCAGCGGCACGCGCACAAAGCGCCGCGTTCCGGCATAGGCCGCTCCGGCACTGGCCGGCAGCACCGCGATGCCCAGCCCCGCCTCCACCATGCGGCAGGCGGCCTCGAAACTGGAGACCGCCACGCCCTGGTTGAACGGCAGCCGCAGGTTGGCCGCCTGCTCGCGCAGGTCCTGGTCGAGCGCGCCGCCCGGCTGCACCACCACCAGCGGATGTTCCAGCACCT from Cupriavidus nantongensis encodes the following:
- a CDS encoding Bug family tripartite tricarboxylate transporter substrate binding protein; protein product: MQTSLFRQACKALAALTTLAMLGGQAVPAHAQDGKPLRLIVPTQPGSQADAVARALSQPLGKQLGQSVVVENIAGAGGVPGTQQIVRAPKDGSTLGLISSNHVINPFIYKSLPYDALQDITPITVIGTLPLVLVVNPAVSAHNTRELLALLKSKPGELNYGSSGNGTVLHLAGQLLASEARVDIRHVPYKGAGNYTTDLVGGQVQMGFLTVPAVLPLIKAGKLRAIAVSTAQRVPALPEVPTLAESGVPRYSFDAWLAIVGPAGMPKPGVQDLQAKIQATLREREVQEQLSAQGLVVTGTGADAAVPFFRSELDKHARIVKQAGATLN